In Syntrophorhabdaceae bacterium, the DNA window CGTTCAAACCAAAAACTTCTGTAAGCTCCATTCCTTCTTCCTCCTTATGGAATATTTCTGTTCTGACTATGCTGATTTGCTCTCACCCTCGCAGTACTTCTTTAGAGAAATAAGCTGATAGTGAAGCTCCTCAAATTTCCTTTTCAGATCAGCCGAATCGCGGTCTTCTTTCCAGAGCGATTCGATCTCCTTAAGAGATGCCATAGCGTTCATTACCATGCCCTTCAAGGCCCAATGGTCAGGTCTATCCTGCTCCGCATCAAACGCCTTAAGCGGTACTACTTTCACGATGGGAAAATGTCTTAAATTGCCGGTGAATGGCATATCGCCCTCCCAAAAACTTTTAAAGGCAAATGAGTCGTAAGGCGCTGACTGTGCTTGAACTTCTTCGTTCGGCGTTCTGAAAATCCCTCGAGGACGTTGAGGAACTGACACTTCAATGTGCCTCTGAAAGTATAATGCACAACAATCCTATTTACAAGACAATTTTACAGGATGCAGGGCCTTAAAAAAACCTCGTGGTCGGGCTGTCTCAACGCAAGAGGTCTTCTAACAAACCTGCCGCCACTGACCGCAAAACGTCTTTCATCATGGCCGGACACAGGCCTTAAGTCCCTGCGCCCGTTCCTTCAGGCACTGTTCACGTCTTACCCTATCGCCACCCCTCCCCGTTCTTCAGTCCTTATACGGATACATTCAACGAGATCGAGGACGAATATCTTTCCGTCGCCGAGTTCGCCCGTCTGGGCGCCTTTTATGATGGCATTGATCGTAGGCTCGACGAAATTCTCGTTCACGGCAATCTCGAGCCGTATTTTTCTCAAAAGATTGCCCATTTCCTTGGCACCCCGGTACACTTCGGTCACGCCCATCTGTCTGCCGTGCCCCAGGACTTCATTCACGGTAATCAGGTTCACCTCGGCTTTGTAAAGTTCCTGTTTCACTGCATCCAGCCTGTCCGGCTTGATAATTGCTATAATGAGTTTCATGGTCTGCCCCCTATTCGAGAATTGTGTACGCGTTTTCGTGATGCTGTGTGAGGTCCAGGCCGATAATTTCTTCCTTCTCCTTGACCCGGACTTTCATGAACAGGTCGACGACTTTGAAGATAATCAAACTCGCAACAAAACTGTACAAAAAGGTAACGGCCACGGCGATCAACTGAACGAGAAACTGTTTCGGGTTGCCGAGGAAGAGTCCGTCGGCCCCTGCGGGGTTGATTGCTTTGGATGCAAAGAGGCCCGTCGCAAGGGTCCCGATTATGCCTCCCACACCGTGGACGCCGAATGCATCAAGAGAGTCGTCATATCCAAGCTTGGGCTTGACCGCTGCCACGAAAAAGTAACAGATCACGCTCGCCGCGAAGCCGATTATGGCCGCGGCAAAGACACTCACAAACCCCGATGCGGGCGTAATAGTAGCGAGACCCGCGATGGAGCCGGTAACAGTGCCGAATATCGTAGGCTTCTCATTGAGTATCCATTCGAGCAACGCCCAGGTTATGCCCGCAATAGCTGCAGCGGTATGGGTCACAACGAGTGCATGGATCGCAAGCCCATTGGCTGCAAGAGCGCTTCCCGCGTTAAACCCGAACCATCCGAACCACAAAAGCGCCGTACCTAAAACGGTAAAGGGCAGATTATGCGGAGGCACCGGTTTATTCGCATAGCCGGTTCGCTTCCCGATGACAAGAGCGGTAACGAGCGCGGCCACCCCGGCATTAATATGGACAACGGTGCCGCCTGCAAAATCGAGCACCCCCATCTCTCTGAGCCATCCACCCACGCCCCAGACCCAGTGACAGACCGGATCATAGACGAAGGTTGCCCAGAGCAGGGTGAACACGAGAAAAGCCGAGAACTTCATCCTCTCCGCAAAAGCGCCGATGATAAGGGCTGGCGTGATTACGGCAAACATGGCTTGAAAAATCATGAAAGCCTCATGGGGGATAGTGGCCGCATAATCTTTGAAGGGGGTCGATCCCACCCCCGTTAAGCCAAGCCAGGCAAAACCGCCCCAGAAGCCTTTTGCCGGTGCGAAAGAGAGACTGTATCCGCAGATGAGCCACTGGGCTGTGATCACTCCCAGCACAATAAAACATTGCATGAGCACGCCGAGAACGTTTTTCCGTCTTACCATGCCGCCGTAAAAGAACGCGAGTCCCGGCGTCATCAACATCACGAGCGCTATCGATATGAGCATCCAGGCCGTGTCACCCGCACTCACCGCTGAAGCTTCCGCTGTCGCGGCGGACGTTGCGCTCGCCCCTTGAGCCTGGCACATAGCAGCCATCGATAGACAGAGAACAATCGCACATAATCCGATAGTATATCTCCTCACCAGACACCTCCGATATCTTAAGATAGAGTTAAGCGCCCTCGCCTATCCGTGGCGAAGCGCCGCCAGCCCCTTCTGCCCGCAATCTGACGAGGCCTGCGCCGAAGCTTAAGCGTAGTCCGCAGTGAAATGGCAGAAGATTATACGGTTCCCGACTCCCTCGTGCCGGAGCCGTACAGACAGCCATTCAGTCTCATTCTCATCGACTGATTTTGAACGGCGTTGTTGATGGTCCTCGAGGTCGGTGAGGACGTATTGATAGCACGACTGTGTGCAGTTTCACTATACTATTTCTGTAATCGATTTTACAAGTAGTATTTGGGTGGGCTTCATTGCGACCCGCGTACCGGACTCCCCGGTAAGCGGGTCCTTGTCTTCATCACACAAGGCTATTTACCGCGCGCTCAATTTATCCGATAGCCACCCCTCCCCGTTCCTCCGTACGGATACGGATGCATTCGGCGAGGTCGAGAACGAATATTTTGCCGTCACCGGTCTCTCCCGTTTGGGCCCCTTTTATAATAGCCTGGATAGTCGGCTCCGCGAAATCTTCATTCACGGCGATTTCAAGCCGCACCTTCCGAAGAAGGTTTCCCATCTCCTTTACGCCGCGGTAGACCTCCGTAATACCCATCTGTCTGCCGTGTCCCAGGACCTCGTTCACCGTAATCAGGTTCACGTCAGCCTTGTAGAGTTCTTGTTTCACCGCCTCCAGCCTGTCCGGCTTGATGATTGCGATAATGAGCTTCATCCCGCGCCTCCTTATTCCATAATCGTGTATGCATTTTCATGATGCTGCGTCAAATCGAGCCCCATAATCTCGTCCTTCTCCTGCACGCGCACCTTTACTACGAGGTTGACAACCCTATAGATAATGTAACTGGCGAGAAAGCTGTAGGCAACAGTGACGCCGACTGCCACGGCCTGAATGAAGAACTGTTTGGGATTACCGAAGAAAAGCCCGTCGCCGCCTGCGGGGTTTACCGCCCTGGAGGCAAAAAGGCCCGTGGCAAGCGCGCCCCAGATACCACCCACGCAATGGACTCCGAACACGTCGAGGGCATCGTCATAGCCGAATTTCGGCTTAAGGAGCGCCACGGCCATATAGCAAAAGATGCTCACGAGCATGCCGATAATGATTGCCGAGAGGGCGCTCACGAAACCCGCCGCCGGGGTAATGGCCACAAGTCCAGCAACGGCCCCTGTGGCGGTCCCGAGCATGGTCGGCTTGTCGTTGAAAATCCAGTCAATGAGGGTCCATGTCAACCCTGCAGCGGCAGCGGCGGTGTTCGTAACTACAAAGGCGTTGACGGCAAGACCGTTAGCTCCGAGAGAACTGCCGGCGTTGAAACCGAACCACCCGAACCAGAGGAGCGCCGTGCCCAGTATGGTAAAGGGCAGATTGTGGGGAAGAATGGCCTTATTCGTGGCGCCTTTTCTCTTTCCCATGAAGATGGCGGTCATGAGCGCCGCGATACCGGCGTTGATATGAACAACGGTGCCTCCCGCAAAGTCAAGGGCACCCAGGTCTTTCAACCATCCCCCCACACCCCAGACCCAGTGACAGACCGGATCATAGACGAAGGTGGCCCATAAGACCATAAAAATGATGAACGCAGAGAATTTCATCCTTTCGGCAAAAGCCCCGATGATAAGCGCCGGCGTGATCACAGCAAACATCATCTGAAAGGCCATGAAGAGCTGGTGGGGGATGGTCGCGGCGTAGTCCTGATATGGGGTAAAACCCACCCCTGTGAGACCTGCCCATGAGAGCCCGCCCCAGAACCCCTTGCCCGGTGCAAAGGAGAGGCTGTAGCCGAAAAGGACCCATTGAATGCTCACGATGCAGAGTATGGTGAAGCACTGCATAAGAATACCGAGCACATTTTTGCGTCCCACCATGCCCCCATAGAAGAACGCAAGACCCGGCGTCATGAGGAGAACGAGAGCGGTGGCTACAAGGACCCAGGCCGTATCGCCGGTGTCAATTACCGGGACTCGCGTCGCCCCCTCCGGCAGCGAAGCTGTCGGAGCCTTCCCCTCTCGCGCGGCAGGCGCGCTATCAGAACCTACCGGGACTCGCGTCGCCCCCTCCGGCAGCGAAGCTCCACCCGCAAGCGGGTACCCGGCCTTCCCCTCTCGCGCGGCGAGCGCGCCACCGGCACTCGACGCCTGAGAGACCTGAGCTGATGACGAAGTCGCCTCCTTAGCCTGTTGCGCATAAACCACGCCCGCTGCGGCCATGACAAAACCGATCAGGATCAAACACGTGAGAAACTTTTTCATACCTGCACCTCCTGAAAAATATAAAAAGCGCCACATAACCGACAACCATGAGCGGGGTCTTGCAATGTGCCCCTCTACAGACAGGGTTCGCCGAGCCTTGGCTCTCACCCGCTGCGCATGCCATTATCGCTTATTGACGCCTTCGTCTATAAACCCTAGGAAACAAAAAAGGTGTCTCAAACCCCTCACCGGTTAAAGACGCCTTCGTCTGAAAGCCTTGAAAATGAAATGGCGTCCCGATGTCCAGAACGCCATTGTTGTTACACGTCAACGTGTGACATAAATATACACCTCTGTTTCATAAAAGTCAAGATGTAGCACACCCGGTGATTCCTTGGCAACCCTCTATAAGGGCTCTTGCCCCGGTGTCGAGCCCAACCTTGCAACGAAGCCTGGTCCCGGCCGCTGTCTCATTGATTCGTCAGCCCCACCTTATCAAGCCTCAACGGCATCCACAGGGGCTATTTCTTCTTCAGGAAGCTCTCCAGCCTCTGTTTGAACAGAGGCTGACCGGCAAGTTCGGCAACATAAAACCTTTCTTTGTCAAGGTGAGATTCGAGCCCCGGGAAGAGCGCGTGGTTCACCAAGTCTTTGAAATACCGTATGGTCTCCATGGGAAGGACCTTGAGGCCCTCTATCGTTCTCTTAAGCTCGTCCTCGAGATCGGCTTGTTCGCAGATCGTGTTGATAAGACCCAGTTCTTTGGCTTCTTGCGCACTCACATTTCGGGAGAAGAGATAGAGTTCGTTAAACCTCTTGGCTCCCACCAGTTTCGGCAAAAAGATGCTCCCTCCGCCATCAGGCGTGAGTCCAATCCTTCGATACCCCATATTTATGATCACATTCTTGGCGGCAATCGACAGGTCGCAGGCCAGTGCAAGACCCACGCCCGCCCCCACGGCGACCCCTTCGATAAGCGCGATGACTATCGCGCCCATGTTCCGGATCGTCTTTATGCTCTCGTTGAGCACGCCCGCCTCCGCATCGATGAGCGCTTGTGCATCCTCAGCAGTATGAAACGCCACGATATCCCCTCCCGAACAGAATGCCCCCGCCGAGCCGCGAATGACCACGAAGGGCGCCTTTTCCCTGTCAGCCTTTTTCAGGGCGTCGTAGAGTCCTTTGAGCAGATCATAATCCATGGCATTCTTTTTTTCGGGCCGGTTGAGCACAATCGTGTATACGCCATCCTCGTATGATTCCAATACAGAAGTCATGCTTATGCCTCCTTAATGATCTTATCAGAGATAATCCTGTGTCCGGAATCCCATTAAAGCGCAGGACCTGTTCTCAATGATGAATGATCTGAGAGGAATTTTCAAGAGAAAAACAGTCTCCGCTCGCACCGGAATATCCCGATAGCCGACCATAGGCAATCCGGCTCGTAAGATGGTCACCGGAATGAACAAAAAAGAGAGGAAAATAAGGGTTCGGGATATGACAAAACTCTCCCCCGCCAGGCACAAAAAAAGTCCCTAATATCGGCGCTTTTTGTCTTGACATATGGTTGCTTTGAAATATAATATTGTAACGCTAATAAAATCTTTCACAAGATAGATTCTTAAGAATATAAAAAAGGAGAGGTTGTCATGAAGTTAGAGGGAAAAAATGCAGTCGTAACTGGCGGCGGAAGGGGTGTGGGCAGGTCAATTTCTCTGGCATTCGCGCAGGAAGGTGCTAATGTGGTGGTGAATTACGCCGGCAACCAGAAGGCCGCCGACGAAGTGGTCGCTATGATTCAGGCCTTAGGAAGGAAGGCGGTGGCTGTAAAGGGCGACGTAGGTCAGGAAGCAGATGCTCAGAAGATCATCGAGACGTGCGTCGAGAGTTTCGGCTCCATACACATCCTGGTGAACAACGCGGGGATATCAAAGCCAGGCATGATGCATAAGATGAGCGTTGAGACCTGGGACGAGGTGGTAAACGTTCAGATGAGAGGCCCGTGGCTCTGTGCAAAAGCGGCATCAAAGTATTTTATGCAGCAGAATTACGGCAGGATCATTAACGTTACATCCGTTGCCGGCGTTGTGGGGACCATCGGCCAGATCAACTACAGCGCGGCAAAAGGCGGCGTCATTTCCATGACCAAATCCATGGCCAGGGAACTTGCGAAATACAACGTCACGGCCAATGTGATTTCCCTCGGTATCGTGACCACGGAGATGACCCACACGATCTCCACCGATGAAAAACTCAAAGAGATATATACAAAGAGGATTCTCCTCGGCAAATATGCTGAACCTGAAGATGTTTCTCCGGCCTTCGTATTTTTTGCTTCAGACGATGCCCGGTACATCACAGGCCAGCTTCTGCCTGTAGACGGTGGTTATGGAATGACGTAGACAACAAGGGAGGTGATCGTTTTTTTGTTAAATATCTAAGGAGGTGTTGTAATGGGCGATGTACCAAAAACAATTAAGCAGTGGCAAATGGTTCAGCCGACAGTCTTTAACAGGGAAACCAAGGAGACCACACCCGGGAAGCTTGAGATGGTAGAGATACCGGTCCCTGAGTTGAAAGAAGGTGAGGTACTGGTAGAAGTCGCCGGTTGCGGCGTATGCCATACAGACCTTGGCTACTTCTATGATGGCGTGCCTACAGTGAGCAAGCCGCCGTTGGCCCTTGGTCACGAAATCGCGGGCACGGTCGTTGCGGGCGATCCTGCCTGGATTGGCAAGGAAGTCATTATCCCCGCAGTTATGCCTTGCAGGAAATGCATCCTCTGCAAAACAGGCAGGGGCAACAGATGCCTCGCGCAGAAGATGCCGGGCAACAGCATCGGTGTATACGGCGGGTTTGCAAGCCACATCCCCGTGCCTACGATCGACCTGTGTGTGGTAGCCGATAAGAAAGGATACGCGCTTGAACAACTGGCAGTTGTCGCCGACGCGGTGACGACCCCTTACCAGGCGGCCAAGCGAGCCGATTTGCAGCCCGGTGATAATGTCATCATTATTGGCGCCACGGGCGGCGTGGGTGTCTATATGGCGCAGACCGTTAAGGCGCTCGGTGCAAAGAGCGTTATCGGCATCGCCAGGAATCCCGACAAACTGAAAAGAGCGCTCGAGTACGGGTGCGATCACGTAATCAGCACGCTCGACAAGGTCAACAAGGACATCGTCGGGGAGTGGAGAACCTTCTGCAAATCCAAAGGTCTTGACAATACGGGCTGGAAGATTTTTGAAGTCACCGGCGCCAAAGCGGGCCAGGATCTTGCCCTTGATCTTCTTTCCTTTGTGGGAAAACTGATCCTCGTGGGCTTCGGAATGGCAAAAAGCGAATATATGTTCTCGAAGCTGATGGCCTTTGATGCAGAGGTTATCGGAACATGGGGCTGCTTGCCCGAGTATTATCCGATCGTCCTCGACATGGTGCTCTCCAAAAAGATCCTTATCGATCCTTTCGTCGAGGTGAGACCCATGAGCACGATCGCGGCGACCTTCGATGAGATCCATAAGGCCGGGTCTCCCGCCAAGAGAGTTTCCTTAAAACCAGACTTTTAAGCAACAATAAAATTTTACGAGGAGGAACATATGGGATTAGAGTGGATGCCAAGAGAACATGGATTAAAGGATCACAGCAGACACGGGACCAACCACTGGGGTACCGACGCACCGTGCACGGTCTATGAAAAGAGACCGCTGAAAGACCCCAAGGGCAACGTGGTTCCCGGGCTCTATACGGCCTGGATCAGGCTCAACAACCCTGCCCAGTACAACTCCTACACCACCGAAATGGTGAAGGGCGTTATCGCCGGTTTTGAGAATTCTTCCACAGACCGCGAAGTTGTGGCCACGATCTTTACCGGAACCGGCCCCAACGCTTTCTGCACAGGCGGCAACACCAAGGAATATTCAGAATACTACAGTATGCGTCCTGAAGAATATGGCGCATACATGGAA includes these proteins:
- a CDS encoding P-II family nitrogen regulator gives rise to the protein MKLIIAIIKPDRLDAVKQELYKAEVNLITVNEVLGHGRQMGVTEVYRGAKEMGNLLRKIRLEIAVNENFVEPTINAIIKGAQTGELGDGKIFVLDLVECIRIRTEERGGVAIG
- a CDS encoding ammonium transporter — protein: MRRYTIGLCAIVLCLSMAAMCQAQGASATSAATAEASAVSAGDTAWMLISIALVMLMTPGLAFFYGGMVRRKNVLGVLMQCFIVLGVITAQWLICGYSLSFAPAKGFWGGFAWLGLTGVGSTPFKDYAATIPHEAFMIFQAMFAVITPALIIGAFAERMKFSAFLVFTLLWATFVYDPVCHWVWGVGGWLREMGVLDFAGGTVVHINAGVAALVTALVIGKRTGYANKPVPPHNLPFTVLGTALLWFGWFGFNAGSALAANGLAIHALVVTHTAAAIAGITWALLEWILNEKPTIFGTVTGSIAGLATITPASGFVSVFAAAIIGFAASVICYFFVAAVKPKLGYDDSLDAFGVHGVGGIIGTLATGLFASKAINPAGADGLFLGNPKQFLVQLIAVAVTFLYSFVASLIIFKVVDLFMKVRVKEKEEIIGLDLTQHHENAYTILE
- a CDS encoding P-II family nitrogen regulator gives rise to the protein MKLIIAIIKPDRLEAVKQELYKADVNLITVNEVLGHGRQMGITEVYRGVKEMGNLLRKVRLEIAVNEDFAEPTIQAIIKGAQTGETGDGKIFVLDLAECIRIRTEERGGVAIG
- a CDS encoding ammonium transporter is translated as MKKFLTCLILIGFVMAAAGVVYAQQAKEATSSSAQVSQASSAGGALAAREGKAGYPLAGGASLPEGATRVPVGSDSAPAAREGKAPTASLPEGATRVPVIDTGDTAWVLVATALVLLMTPGLAFFYGGMVGRKNVLGILMQCFTILCIVSIQWVLFGYSLSFAPGKGFWGGLSWAGLTGVGFTPYQDYAATIPHQLFMAFQMMFAVITPALIIGAFAERMKFSAFIIFMVLWATFVYDPVCHWVWGVGGWLKDLGALDFAGGTVVHINAGIAALMTAIFMGKRKGATNKAILPHNLPFTILGTALLWFGWFGFNAGSSLGANGLAVNAFVVTNTAAAAAGLTWTLIDWIFNDKPTMLGTATGAVAGLVAITPAAGFVSALSAIIIGMLVSIFCYMAVALLKPKFGYDDALDVFGVHCVGGIWGALATGLFASRAVNPAGGDGLFFGNPKQFFIQAVAVGVTVAYSFLASYIIYRVVNLVVKVRVQEKDEIMGLDLTQHHENAYTIME
- a CDS encoding enoyl-CoA hydratase/isomerase family protein; the encoded protein is MTSVLESYEDGVYTIVLNRPEKKNAMDYDLLKGLYDALKKADREKAPFVVIRGSAGAFCSGGDIVAFHTAEDAQALIDAEAGVLNESIKTIRNMGAIVIALIEGVAVGAGVGLALACDLSIAAKNVIINMGYRRIGLTPDGGGSIFLPKLVGAKRFNELYLFSRNVSAQEAKELGLINTICEQADLEDELKRTIEGLKVLPMETIRYFKDLVNHALFPGLESHLDKERFYVAELAGQPLFKQRLESFLKKK
- a CDS encoding 3-oxoacyl-ACP reductase family protein — translated: MKLEGKNAVVTGGGRGVGRSISLAFAQEGANVVVNYAGNQKAADEVVAMIQALGRKAVAVKGDVGQEADAQKIIETCVESFGSIHILVNNAGISKPGMMHKMSVETWDEVVNVQMRGPWLCAKAASKYFMQQNYGRIINVTSVAGVVGTIGQINYSAAKGGVISMTKSMARELAKYNVTANVISLGIVTTEMTHTISTDEKLKEIYTKRILLGKYAEPEDVSPAFVFFASDDARYITGQLLPVDGGYGMT
- the had gene encoding 6-hydroxycyclohex-1-ene-1-carbonyl-CoA dehydrogenase, coding for MGDVPKTIKQWQMVQPTVFNRETKETTPGKLEMVEIPVPELKEGEVLVEVAGCGVCHTDLGYFYDGVPTVSKPPLALGHEIAGTVVAGDPAWIGKEVIIPAVMPCRKCILCKTGRGNRCLAQKMPGNSIGVYGGFASHIPVPTIDLCVVADKKGYALEQLAVVADAVTTPYQAAKRADLQPGDNVIIIGATGGVGVYMAQTVKALGAKSVIGIARNPDKLKRALEYGCDHVISTLDKVNKDIVGEWRTFCKSKGLDNTGWKIFEVTGAKAGQDLALDLLSFVGKLILVGFGMAKSEYMFSKLMAFDAEVIGTWGCLPEYYPIVLDMVLSKKILIDPFVEVRPMSTIAATFDEIHKAGSPAKRVSLKPDF